The following nucleotide sequence is from Triticum dicoccoides isolate Atlit2015 ecotype Zavitan chromosome 7B, WEW_v2.0, whole genome shotgun sequence.
GTCTATCTCAGATGGGACCTCGGAGAAGCTCATCAGCGCATGGTGAGTCGTCTCTTGATCTCCTTGTGCTTGGATTCTTTGATATGGTTATGGTCTTATGGAACTGATGTGATTAACACTCCGCATCCTTCCTTAAATACTTGTAGTATCCATATAATTGTACTTGTTATTTTCAAAGACTTAAATCGGATTACTGCAGAAAAATATCACTGCAATGAGGGTACTGTCACCTGGTACTGATCTTAGTTTATGTATTTAATGTCAGTGATTGTTCTCGTCTACAGGATCTTCGTTCCGTATTGAGAATTGAATTGTCATAATTAAGAATTAGAACGGGTCTagattatatgcaagtgctcatgcagGGCTGAGAATATCTTTGTTTTTTAACCAAGGACTGAGAATGTCTTGCATTATGGATTTTCCTTTACTTACTTTTCCTACCTTTTTTATGTTCTCTGCAGGTTTATTTTTGCATTTATAGGTGTCGGTGTTATACTCTTCATTACTTCCATCTTCGGTTGTGCTGGAGCATCAACAAGGAGTGGATGCTGCTTATCCACTGTATCCTTAACATAATTTCTGGAGAtcctgtttatttgttttcttgcatGTCAATTTTGTATGAACTATCAAACAATAATACAATGGATCACTGTGTAACAAGGTATCAATCATAAAAAAACATCTATATATATTCTTGTTCTTATGGAGATCAACATGTAATATGATGTGGGATATTATTTCTGATTAAGTAATGAGACAAAATTTTATTGGATATTCATGGTATGATTAGTTCGGAAACAAATTACATGCAGTCTTATGTAAATGTTTTGCTTTACATTGTGTGATTGATTTAGGATGCTATTGGTAACAAATCTGCATGTTATGATttccttgacattcagaaaagtatTCATTCCTCATCATTTTGTTCATACTAGTAGAGCTTGCTGCAGGATGCTTCATTTTCTTCGACCATAGCTGGAAAGATGTTAGTAGGCCTCATCTCTTGTTTGTTTTTCATGATTGTTTCTCTGGGAACTTAGAGTTTATTCATTTTTATTGTGCAGGTAATTCCAGTTGATAAAACTGGTAACTTTGACATGATCTACAGTTTCCTGAAAGAAAATTGGAGAACCGCAAAATGGGTCGCACTTGGAGCTGTTGTGTTTGAGGTAAAAGCGGAACAATTTCCTTCGGTGTAATTTGATGAAGCATCTGTGGAACAACCTAGATTTATTATCTGTTCCAATAAAGTAACTTGTTATTGTGACACTTATAAATCTGGTCTAAATAAATAACAACTGTTTTTTTAACAGTCGGGGAATCAGAAACTCACTCCATGCTTCTGTTTATATGCTTGTAATGTTGTTCACACAATCCTAAGCTTATGCAGAGATAAATTTGTGATGTGGTAATACTGTTGTTTAGATAACAATCCTGTCTCTGACTCTGTTGCTTTATTATCCAGATCCTATGCATCTGACAAGAAACCACAGCATCTGATTTTCCACATTAAGTCTCAGTTTCTTAATATGTTTTGTGCAGCTTACCTGCAAAGGATATTATCACAAGTCCCAACAAAAAAAATGTCGTGGTTCTAGCTGTACTAGCTGATATCAAGGCTTGCTAGCTTAGACAGCAAAATCAACAGAATATGTTGTAATCTGTAAAATGACAGGTCTTCCTGATGACTTGTTAATTTTTCACACTATATATTCCATACTAACAAGTGCAGCCCTGGGTATGCATTTTGGTGAAAGAAGTGGCAGCTGTTGTTATCTTTTTTACTCAATGTGCACATCTCTCATCATGCCATACTTAAGTTGCTCCAATATCTTTGAGATAAAAACTACCAGAAAAAGTGAAATCCTGTAATCAGATTTGATGCTCTAGATCAGTAACAACAGGCTAGAACATCCCATGGTTTCTCACTAGCACCATCTTTGCAGGCACTGTTGTTCACTGTAGCCCTCATAGTGCAGTCAGGCAATCAAGATGATTATGACAGTGATGATGAGTACATTGACCCGAGGTCCGGAGTCCGTCAGCCATTTGTGAATAAGCAAACTGCTACCGATCCCAGGGTGCCCAATCTTGACTACCGTCCAATCAGGAACGATGCATGGAGCCAAAGAATGAGAGACAAGGTATTACACTGCTGATccttattactactactagtatctCAGTGCAAATGCTTTTATTTTTAACTCCTTGTGTTGTGGCAGTATGGGGTGGATTCCTTTGATCCAAACAGGTTTCAACAGGCCACGATATCTCCCGCAGAACAAAGAAACAGATGCACAATCCTCTGATGCTTGGTCGATGCAATTCAGTACTGGTCTCCGAATTTACAGCCAGCTGTGCAATAGCATCGACTTGCATGTAGCATGTGGTTGGGTGATCTGTTGTTTCCAAGTTGTGTTGGATGTGGCGAGCCCTTGCATTCGCCCGTCCTAGTTCCTTCATTTACATAGTCAGAAATCTCTGCATCCTTCAGTCTTTGCAATAATTGAACTTAATTTTGGCCATACAGGACATTCTATTGTGTACACGTTCCCATGGAACCTTATATGGAACTTCAATCTGTGAACCGATTTGCATTGTGCACTGAAGCGTGTTTGAGCTCTGGGTTTATTTATTTGTGTTACGCAAGGTAGAGTATTGTGTTTGAGCGCCGTTTTTTAGCCGGGACCTGATTACGGCGCCATCCAAAACCGTTATGTGTGTTTGGTTCGAGTCGGGCTGGAATCCCAAACCATGTAATCGGCCAGTGCTATACAAAATCGATCACACCTGGCCGTGCCGTTAAGCGTTTCCATCCTGATCCACTTTTCTCGTCCACGTTCGTTTCCTCTTGCCCATCCACATCTTTGCGTACTTGTGTCTGCCTTACATACTGCCACAGCAGCGCCGCTGCCGTAGCATCATGGCCGTCACCCACCGCCACGGTCGTTTCCGTAGCTGCTGTGCCGCCGGCGCCACAGTCGTTGCCGCAACTAATCTACCCTCAAACCACACCGAACGTCAGGTCTTGGTCCATGATTATCTCTCCGTGGAGCAGCCGAGCAGGAGAATCACGCAAGGGCAACCCTAATTATAGTTTTCTTTTCTGTCTTTTCGATTGTATTCATACGCCTTCTCTCCATTGGTGGCCGCTTCGGTGGTGTCGAAGGAAAGGGACAGGCGCTGGTATTTTGCATAGGATCTTCCTATTTTTTCAGTCATGTATGATCGGTGCTTACGTGCTTTGTAACTTGATCTTTATtctatataaatgagacacgtattaccatgcaaaaaaagagAGCGAATGAACCAAACAAAATCAGCAAAAGTCCCATTACAGCCGCAATGCGGGGTAACCACGTTAGTGCATCTACAGCTGGACTTGGCAAATCCGCCCCGTTATACGCTCGCAGGTGCGTGCCCGCAGACAATGCCTGTTGGCCCCTCATATATTGCGCCGCACATCCATATATCTCAAATGCTGATCCTCAAATCCATACAATCCATGCATCTCGATCATACGATACAATTCAGCAgttcaaaacaaaacaaagcaaATCATAGTTCAACAAAGCGGACATGCCAAAATGAAATCAATGTCTGAGCGTGACAAATGGCTTTGGATCACTAGACGGGCGCCATCCATGGCGCCTGCTCCGAGCCCAGGTGGACTGCGTCCTGCTCGTCCTGCTCCACCTGCATCCGGGCTGCCTGCTCCGCCTGCATCCGGGCTAGGGATGAAAATGGGTAGGTATGGGTGGGTACAACCTCCTCTTACCGAAACACATACCCATAGAAACTTTCTATACCCCCCCATTTCAATACCCATGGGTACAAATTGACACACATGCCCATACCCACCGGGTATCCTATACCCAGTGGCTATCCAATGGGTACAACATATAAAATTTAAATTTTGAAGAAGTGCATAAATGAGTGTAAAATTCAAGTGATGATGGGCGATCAATCTAGTACCAACGCGAAGTCCTCTGGTGTGTGGCCAATTCCAGGCGGCAAGGGACTACGATAAGTGGTCGGTGGAAGCCGGCATAGTGGAAGGCGGCGGCGGGAACTAGGGTTCGCTAGTTCGAGATTTGGAAAAGAGTGCGTTGGTGATGAGTCGATATTTTATCATTTCGAGTCGCATAGGACATAGGAGGAGTGCGAGCTGGTTGTTGCAAGCCTATGAGCTATCGTTGGTTTAGGGAATAAGGGATTAAGAGTTGATCCATATGAGTTGGATGTAGACCCTGCATGTCATAGGAGTTATTTGCATTTATTAATATTTTTTAAGTATCCATTGAGTTACCCAAGGGTGCAATCTCGTACCCATGCTCTACCCATATATTTTGCgggtatggatacccattaccCATGAACATAGAATCTTGCCAAGTCTTGCCCATGCCCACTATTTTCGGGTATGGTACCCGCGGATACCCATACCCATGGGCGAAATTGCCATCCCTAATCCGGTTGCCTCCTCCGCGTGCATCCTGGCTGCATGATCAACTCCCGCAGCCGCCCTCGCCGCCTCGTACTCCATACGGTCACTGATCTCCTTATCCGCAAGCCACTTCTTTGCATGCTCATCCAAGAGAGTTTCGTTCGCCAACATGATCTTCGCATCCTCCGCACCCCGTACGAGTTGCAACCTCTCCTTCTCAAGCTCAATCTCGCCAAATGTCTTGCTTTCTTGAGTTCGCATTTGATTGCCTCCTCTTGCTTCTCCAACTCGATCGCCTGCCTCTCAATTTCCAGCTTCTTCTCCACCCTCTTTCGGTCCCACTCCATCCTCTCATTTTGCCCATCCAACATGAGCTTGTACCTCTCATCTTTTTTGTTCTCCCTTACCAAAAAAATGCCCGTCCATGTGGACGACATGTTTGTAGCTGCGACGTGACGGGAGGCTTATGCCTTCTCCCACTTGTTTCACATGACTTGTCAGTTATCCTTTGGCAGGGTGGCTCTTCCATTCGTGACGACAACATCATCCTCTTCATCATTCAATCCAATTGATTGGTGGGAGCTTGAGCCATCATTCCTCTTCTTGCTAGACTTGAGATTGGCCACAAGTTGTGTCCACTTCGGCTTGCTATTCAATATGATCCAACAATGGCTAAAAGCAAAcgacttcttctcctcctcgtgatACAAAATGGCCCCCACCGCCGTCTAGCAAACAACATATGTATGAGCACGAGAATGCAAACACAAGAAGCATATGCAGATGACGACAAGATGAAGCAATTGAGCCTACATGAGTTGCCACTCCCATCCCACTTTGAGGGCGTTTGGTCACTTCTGAGTAGTAGCCAACATACTTGTTTACTTCCCCTTGAATGATCCCTCATCGATATTGGAGAGATGCCACATTGTGGGTGTGGTCACGATAGGATGCGACTACACATACTCCTTTTGTTCGTGATACTCCTTCCTTATTTTCTTCCAATACTTGTCCCCCTTTTGCTTAGTGCCGCATATTGGATCCATTGTTGTGGCCAACCAAGCTTTGACCAACAAGATGTCCTCAAATCTTGAGAATGTCGGACTCCTTGCCTTCGTCGTCTtggtcttcttattcttcttgctCGGATTGGGATCGGATGTTGTCCCAACTTCAAATGTGGCGATGCCCTCCAATTCGTACTCCATTTCGGTCGGATCTTCATTGTCGTTGATCATCTTTGATACGGACGCCTCCTAGATGATCATGGTTTGCAAGCATTCATCATGTGCAAAATGAACTAGTGGTATGTGCAAAACATACCGACTCTTGTTCTGTCATTCCGTCAAACATGTTGAGGGCATCCCGGGCGCTGCCGGTGCCTGTGCTCATCTGCACCCGAACGATCTGCGGCGAGTCACATACGTCACCCGTCAGCATTTGCGTGGGCGGAAAGCTCTCCTGAATGGCCCAACCGGCCGCCGAATCCTTCTCTGTCCCAACGGGGTCGAACGGTGTAATCCGCGTCGACACTAGGATGGAAGAGGTGCGGGGTTCCGGGCGCGGCGGGGGAGGCAACTGCTCGACCATGTCCAAACCTCCCAGCGTCACTGCCGCCGCCTACCTCTCTCGTTGTCTGTGTCGCCGCAACTTCCGGGCACGTTCTCCGCCTTGCAAGACGGAGCCGACGAAGGGACGCTGACGGACCAGGCGAACCGCGTCTCCATCGCGGCGGTCGGGGACGGGTTGGACGACATCTATTGCGGTGGATCTGGACTGGTGGTGAGGATGAGTAGCAAGGGTGGCGAAGGCTCGGGCGCAGGAAAGGTtggagggcggcgggaggaggagaaAGGGTTTGATGAATTTGGTGCAATTTACGGTGTGATGGGGCTGTCGGGTCTGACGTGGCGGAAATGCCCGGACGCCTCATATCCGTCCTATATTTAGGCTGGATATGAGGGATGTCGGTCATTCCGGGCATTTGAGGCCTATTTAATGAGCCAGTCTAGGTCGAAATTTTATGACCAGTGAACGGACGGACCGCCAACGAATGAGACTGATTTGGATGCCCGGCTGTAGATGTTCTTTAGCATTCAGTTCTATATGGCGCTAGTAGAGCAAGGACGCTTTAGTTTATAGCATTGCTTGTCCACTAATCAGCAGGCAAAGTAGACTGCGCGCACATAAAACAAGGAGCTAGCTTCTCGGTGAATTCCCAAAGCGAATGTGGATGTGACTCATTGTACCATTGTTTTCTTGTCTATAATTCTGCTATCAAGACTGTTAAATAATCAGAGGTTAAAGCCCGGTAGTAACTGATAGACCTCTCAAAATAGGACTATTCTTTTTTTCGGGTTGGCTATAGTGTGTGCAGTCTATTTAGGTAGTAACATAACACATTTCAAGGCAAATTTGGCGCAAGTAGTTAATAAGAAAGAATTATGTGTGGTACATAAGATGATACCATAAAATAACACGTTCAAGGCAAAATGAATCTACATTTAAATAAATAAAGGCTTGCATGATACTATACATATATTATTACCCACTaacgtatgcatgttactagtctaatttTTCTCACTATGACCAACCTCATAAGACTATCATTAGTGTTGAATATTTGAGCAAattactacaagatttaatcccAATAAACAGTAAATAAATCATGATGGTAATAACAGAGATCGAGCTACTCATGCGGACTAGCAGAGTAGATGAATAGATCGAATCTAAGGCACAAACTGGAAATAGGAATTCTAGCATGATCTCAAACAAGGAGGCAGAATCACATACGATGCAGCGGGAGCAGAACCACTGGCATTTATGTTGTCacccatgtcgttgatgaagaggttcccgaggtcggggaagaagttgtcGGTGAGGAAATTGTCGCAGCCAGCAGTCGcgtgagtgtgctccccaaaaaccagatcgcccctctcccgtacaagaTCACGAGAGACGGGCtttcggaggcctgctgtcccttcttgcagtgcacgccggaaggagggatggagaagacttgtgtAGCGGCGCAATGTTCTGGAACGGTGTGAAACAATGTGCCGTGGCGgtagctagggtagacgtctgcttaTCTATATAGCGCGGGTTAGGTAGGTCGTGAGAGTAAACCCCACGTCTAAGTCAGTAACACCCCCaccatccaaaagaatcggaaacggctgAATAATTAACGCATTTGTTAATTATTTA
It contains:
- the LOC119337237 gene encoding tobamovirus multiplication protein 2A-like gives rise to the protein MACRGFFECVLKLFNLVLMAVGLAMAGYGAYLLVLWLQLLPPSPPAPPPSGDLVRLGRPMLLLIDVSISDGTSEKLISAWFIFAFIGVGVILFITSIFGCAGASTRSGCCLSTYSFLIILFILVELAAGCFIFFDHSWKDVIPVDKTGNFDMIYSFLKENWRTAKWVALGAVVFEALLFTVALIVQSGNQDDYDSDDEYIDPRSGVRQPFVNKQTATDPRVPNLDYRPIRNDAWSQRMRDKYGVDSFDPNRFQQATISPAEQRNRCTIL